A part of Streptomyces sp. DSM 40750 genomic DNA contains:
- a CDS encoding DUF6177 family protein has translation MTKDVIALTPKMPNVWALMASLYAGGSDLDLSAAADGAVVQLHGPGGRPLVSVESPVLVQVPGEAERLLGQSVEAPFWWTEARASTAVPEAEKLAGVVCGRLNALLGGSTWPPEAASTKVVDVSAVPSAGSGQPAVDVVTEHAAVVLIDRPVVALTSWLAEIMRTAVASRQSLQIVTPPHVRLTTAARATLARVPNRWVVQDPECGYYDGLSGAVLRWQDGAFSPALAEDGTATVAAAFTRPADEAPGRQLIVALRTVHKADERLLLGGAPEAAWEALTGTAPAGWGTAEPVNLPWSPRQLTDLARERAPEPSQLIVVGDPDRPAMATVRVTRTAKGVEEDVVLTVGYADGEELPLDRIEPLAESLVREHGLRTMLASVRLARADLTTAPRLEGPPLPAAFTLGPDDVHTIGLDHARRPPVEVRAVHLGSTARPALHYPLGDGTDVEAWGRLQELTAHLRSATPHRT, from the coding sequence GTGACCAAGGACGTCATCGCCCTCACCCCGAAGATGCCCAACGTCTGGGCACTCATGGCGAGTCTGTACGCCGGCGGCTCCGACCTGGACCTGTCGGCGGCGGCCGACGGCGCGGTCGTACAGCTGCATGGTCCCGGTGGGCGGCCGCTGGTGTCCGTGGAGTCTCCGGTCCTCGTGCAGGTGCCGGGCGAGGCGGAGCGGCTGCTCGGGCAGAGCGTGGAGGCCCCGTTCTGGTGGACGGAGGCGCGGGCGTCCACGGCCGTCCCGGAGGCGGAGAAGCTGGCGGGGGTGGTGTGCGGACGGCTCAACGCGCTGCTGGGCGGCTCCACTTGGCCGCCGGAGGCAGCGAGCACGAAGGTCGTCGACGTGTCCGCCGTACCGTCGGCGGGGTCGGGGCAGCCCGCCGTGGACGTCGTGACCGAGCACGCGGCGGTCGTCCTCATCGACCGGCCGGTGGTCGCCCTGACCAGCTGGCTCGCGGAGATCATGCGTACGGCCGTGGCGTCCCGGCAGTCCCTCCAGATCGTCACGCCGCCCCACGTACGCCTGACCACCGCGGCCCGTGCGACCCTCGCGCGCGTCCCCAACCGCTGGGTCGTCCAGGACCCGGAGTGCGGCTACTACGACGGGCTGTCGGGGGCGGTGCTGCGCTGGCAGGACGGGGCGTTCTCGCCCGCGCTCGCGGAGGACGGGACGGCGACCGTGGCCGCCGCGTTCACGCGCCCGGCGGACGAGGCACCGGGCCGCCAGCTGATCGTCGCCCTCCGTACCGTGCACAAGGCCGACGAACGGCTGCTGCTGGGCGGCGCGCCGGAGGCGGCCTGGGAGGCGCTGACGGGGACGGCTCCGGCGGGCTGGGGCACGGCGGAGCCGGTCAACCTCCCTTGGTCGCCACGGCAGTTGACCGACCTGGCCCGTGAGCGGGCGCCCGAGCCGTCGCAGCTGATCGTGGTCGGCGACCCCGACCGGCCGGCCATGGCGACGGTCCGGGTGACGCGGACGGCGAAGGGCGTGGAGGAGGACGTGGTCCTGACGGTCGGGTACGCGGACGGCGAGGAGCTGCCGCTGGACCGTATCGAGCCGCTGGCCGAGTCCCTGGTCAGGGAGCACGGGCTGCGGACCATGCTGGCCTCCGTGCGCCTGGCGCGCGCCGACCTGACGACCGCACCCCGCCTGGAGGGACCACCGCTGCCCGCGGCCTTCACCCTCGGCCCGGACGACGTGCACACCATCGGGCTGGACCACGCGCGACGCCCGCCGGTCGAGGTCCGGGCGGTGCACCTGGGATCGACGGCCCGTCCGGCGCTGCACTACCCCCTCGGGGACGGTACGGACGTCGAGGCCTGGGGGCGGTTGCAGGAACTGACGGCGCATCTACGGTCGGCGACGCCACATAGAACGTGA
- a CDS encoding ABC transporter substrate-binding protein yields MARSSHIGTGHPAVTSTVSAFRRPARRPLAAAFAATLVLGTLAACGGGGDDAPKVAENKISAGQVPDYYPADYADLIEAAKKEGGKLTVYSNLGDENMAPIVRDFKKKYDFIKTVSVNELDSDELFQKTLSESAAGSSPADVLISSAATAWADFSARKDTVLEYKSPELSELGESAELLPSVYSMSQDPMTIAYNTSLMETPPTTLTDFAKIVTSDEGKFKNKVTVRDPEGSFGFTVTRALTEGNPEAWSDLEKILPLTRPETSSGTQLEKIVAGEYTAGFLISASPAYPVVEDSAGLVKIVFPKDGTVVLPRGLGIAAEAPHPATSKLFLDFALSDEGQRAVAEGGLASYREGVKGEGLHTYQEVVDAVGEENIIHVKYEAVTKDDAAAWQERFDGLRK; encoded by the coding sequence ATGGCCAGATCCAGCCACATCGGCACCGGACACCCCGCCGTCACCAGCACGGTGTCCGCGTTCAGGCGCCCCGCCCGGCGCCCCCTCGCGGCGGCGTTCGCCGCGACCCTCGTGCTCGGCACCCTGGCCGCCTGCGGCGGCGGTGGCGACGACGCGCCGAAGGTGGCGGAGAACAAGATCTCGGCGGGCCAGGTGCCCGACTACTACCCGGCGGACTACGCGGACCTGATCGAGGCGGCGAAGAAGGAAGGCGGCAAGCTCACCGTCTACTCGAACCTCGGCGACGAGAACATGGCGCCGATCGTCCGGGACTTCAAGAAGAAGTACGACTTCATCAAGACCGTCTCCGTCAACGAGCTGGACAGCGACGAGCTGTTCCAGAAGACCCTCTCCGAGAGCGCCGCCGGTTCCTCCCCGGCGGACGTGCTGATCTCCAGCGCGGCGACCGCGTGGGCGGACTTCTCGGCCCGCAAGGACACGGTCCTGGAGTACAAGTCGCCGGAGCTGTCGGAGCTGGGCGAGAGCGCGGAGCTGCTGCCGAGCGTGTACTCGATGTCGCAGGACCCGATGACGATCGCGTACAACACGTCGCTGATGGAGACCCCGCCGACCACCCTGACGGACTTCGCGAAGATCGTGACGTCGGACGAGGGCAAGTTCAAGAACAAGGTGACGGTCCGCGACCCGGAGGGCTCGTTCGGCTTCACCGTCACGCGGGCGCTCACCGAGGGCAACCCGGAGGCGTGGAGCGACCTGGAGAAGATCCTTCCGCTGACCCGCCCGGAGACCTCCTCCGGCACCCAGCTGGAGAAGATCGTCGCCGGTGAGTACACGGCCGGCTTCCTGATCAGCGCATCCCCCGCGTACCCGGTCGTCGAGGACAGTGCGGGTCTGGTGAAGATCGTCTTCCCGAAGGACGGCACGGTCGTCCTGCCGCGCGGTCTCGGTATCGCCGCCGAGGCGCCGCACCCGGCGACCTCCAAGCTCTTCCTGGACTTCGCCCTCTCCGACGAGGGTCAGCGCGCGGTCGCCGAGGGCGGTCTGGCCTCTTACCGCGAGGGTGTCAAGGGCGAGGGCCTGCACACCTACCAGGAGGTCGTCGACGCGGTCGGCGAGGAGAACATCATCCACGTCAAGTACGAGGCGGTCACCAAGGACGACGCCGCGGCCTGGCAGGAGCGCTTCGACGGACTCCGTAAGTAG
- a CDS encoding ABC transporter permease encodes MSTLTQPPRTPAGESPTETFEPPRYRRVLGIGRDTVVQYAVLAFLAVLVLAPIVPTLYQSIRNRPLYEAGGAFTLSGYSDLFTKAGFGEVALNTLLFASLTTVLSLAIAIPMAIVVVRTKLPGGRLVALAMQWPFFISSLILGFGWIIMYGPAGFVSVKVQQLFGGVPWNLYSIPGMALTEAVALAPIAYVFCANALRQSDASLESAAQVCGAGPFRILAQVIVPLLRPPIVYSAILVFSVSIETLSVPLLYGQPVSIDVFSTFLYHNGLQSVDPDYTMLGAASTVILVVTLSLVAVQAKLLKDAARFVSVRGKVTRPRKLDLGWLKWVSIACIWLYVIVGAVVPIAGLVMRSFTLVFTPLQSPFKTVTTKNYELVFDSDNYVQSLWNSLIVAGVGSVVVSALAVFAVMVARRSTFRWGRAVEYLALIPQSLPGIIIGIGFFWAFALAPFGMGSVLQGTIYAVIIAFGMRALPSAFGSVAPAIMQIGGELDNAARVSGADWLMTFFRVLRALITPAFAGALVLTFVIMLKEYSPAVFLSSADNNILGTTMLSLWTQGRAGSVAALATLQIGITAVFVALAGLLMKGKHHA; translated from the coding sequence ATGTCAACCCTCACCCAGCCACCCCGCACACCGGCCGGCGAGTCACCCACGGAAACGTTCGAGCCGCCGCGCTACCGCCGCGTGCTCGGCATCGGACGGGACACGGTCGTCCAGTACGCGGTTCTGGCGTTCCTCGCCGTGCTGGTGCTGGCCCCGATCGTCCCGACCCTCTACCAGAGCATCCGCAACCGCCCGCTCTACGAGGCGGGCGGGGCCTTCACCCTCAGCGGCTACAGCGACCTCTTCACCAAGGCGGGCTTCGGTGAAGTCGCCCTGAACACGCTGCTGTTCGCGTCGCTGACCACGGTCCTGAGCCTGGCCATCGCCATCCCCATGGCGATCGTGGTGGTCCGGACGAAGCTGCCGGGCGGCCGGCTGGTCGCGCTGGCGATGCAGTGGCCGTTCTTCATCTCGTCGCTGATCCTGGGCTTCGGCTGGATCATCATGTACGGCCCGGCCGGGTTCGTCAGCGTCAAGGTGCAGCAGCTCTTCGGCGGGGTGCCGTGGAACCTGTACTCGATCCCCGGCATGGCGCTCACGGAGGCCGTGGCGCTCGCCCCGATCGCGTACGTCTTCTGCGCCAACGCGCTCAGGCAGTCGGACGCGTCGCTGGAGTCGGCCGCCCAGGTCTGCGGTGCCGGACCGTTCCGGATCCTCGCCCAGGTGATCGTGCCGCTGCTGCGGCCGCCGATCGTCTACAGCGCGATCCTCGTCTTCTCCGTCTCCATCGAGACGCTGAGTGTGCCGCTGCTGTACGGCCAGCCGGTCAGCATCGACGTCTTCTCAACCTTCCTCTACCACAACGGACTTCAGTCGGTGGACCCCGACTACACGATGCTGGGCGCCGCCTCCACCGTCATCCTGGTGGTCACGCTGAGCCTCGTCGCCGTACAGGCGAAGCTCCTCAAGGACGCGGCCCGGTTCGTGTCCGTGCGCGGCAAGGTCACCCGGCCGCGCAAGCTCGACCTGGGCTGGCTGAAGTGGGTGAGCATCGCGTGCATCTGGTTGTACGTGATCGTCGGGGCCGTGGTGCCGATCGCGGGCCTGGTGATGCGGTCCTTCACGCTCGTCTTCACCCCGCTCCAGTCGCCGTTCAAGACGGTCACGACGAAGAACTACGAGCTCGTCTTCGACTCCGACAACTACGTGCAGTCGCTGTGGAACAGCCTCATCGTGGCCGGTGTCGGCTCGGTGGTCGTCAGCGCGCTCGCCGTGTTCGCGGTGATGGTGGCCCGCCGGTCCACCTTCCGCTGGGGCCGGGCGGTCGAGTACCTCGCCCTGATCCCCCAGTCCCTCCCCGGCATCATCATCGGTATCGGCTTCTTCTGGGCCTTCGCGCTCGCCCCGTTCGGGATGGGCTCGGTGCTCCAGGGCACGATCTACGCCGTCATCATCGCCTTCGGTATGCGGGCGCTGCCCAGCGCGTTCGGCTCGGTCGCCCCGGCGATCATGCAGATCGGCGGTGAACTGGACAACGCGGCCCGGGTCTCCGGCGCCGACTGGCTGATGACCTTCTTCCGGGTCCTGCGGGCCCTGATCACCCCGGCGTTCGCCGGAGCCCTGGTGCTCACCTTCGTGATCATGCTCAAGGAGTACTCCCCGGCCGTCTTCCTCAGCTCGGCCGACAACAACATCCTCGGCACCACCATGCTCAGTCTCTGGACGCAGGGCAGGGCCGGATCCGTCGCCGCGCTGGCCACCCTCCAGATCGGCATCACCGCGGTCTTCGTCGCACTCGCGGGACTGCTCATGAAGGGAAAGCACCATGCCTGA
- a CDS encoding ABC transporter ATP-binding protein, producing MPEVTVKNLAKTFGDNSVLRDVTFTIKDGEFFTLLGASGCGKSTTLNCIAGLEQPTEGSISVGGKPFVDAGAGIFLPPEERNLGMVFQSYALWPHMTIAKNLALPLNIRKVPKDKQKTLIHDALDKVGLAALSGRYPHQLSGGQQQRVALARALVYSPTVLLLDEPLSNLDAKLREQARAWLKRLQEELGITTVYVTHDQDEALALSDRIAVMEGGNMIQIGTPHEIYERPAAPAVAAFVGRCNFLTGKVVSLDGTRHTVLLDSSGDVVRVDSDARVPTGDSVTVAVRPERLEVVAPAEIPAGVNKLNTQVITSSYVGSRYEYDVRLGDQVVQVLSGNGGLAGEVALVFDPGHALLYADKVELPKDQRDLLTVTS from the coding sequence ATGCCTGAGGTGACCGTCAAGAACCTCGCCAAGACGTTCGGCGACAACTCCGTCCTGCGCGATGTCACCTTCACCATCAAGGACGGCGAGTTCTTCACGCTGCTGGGCGCGAGCGGCTGCGGCAAGTCGACGACGCTGAACTGCATAGCGGGTCTCGAGCAGCCGACGGAGGGCTCGATCTCGGTGGGCGGGAAGCCGTTCGTGGACGCCGGGGCGGGGATCTTCCTCCCGCCGGAGGAGCGCAACCTCGGCATGGTCTTCCAGTCGTACGCGCTCTGGCCGCACATGACCATCGCGAAGAACCTCGCGCTGCCGCTGAACATCCGCAAGGTGCCGAAAGACAAGCAGAAGACGCTGATCCACGACGCGCTGGACAAGGTCGGCCTCGCCGCGCTGAGCGGCCGTTACCCGCACCAGTTGTCGGGCGGCCAGCAGCAACGCGTGGCCCTCGCCCGCGCGTTGGTCTACTCCCCGACCGTCCTCCTGCTCGACGAGCCGCTGTCGAACCTCGACGCCAAGCTCCGCGAGCAGGCCCGCGCCTGGCTCAAGCGGCTCCAGGAGGAGCTGGGCATCACCACCGTCTACGTCACCCACGACCAGGACGAGGCCCTCGCCCTCAGCGACCGGATCGCCGTGATGGAGGGCGGCAACATGATCCAGATCGGCACCCCGCACGAGATCTACGAGCGGCCCGCCGCGCCCGCGGTGGCGGCCTTCGTCGGCCGCTGCAACTTCCTCACCGGCAAGGTCGTCTCCCTGGACGGCACCCGGCACACCGTGCTCCTCGACTCCAGCGGGGACGTCGTACGGGTCGACAGCGACGCGCGCGTCCCGACCGGCGACTCCGTCACCGTCGCGGTCCGGCCCGAGCGGCTTGAGGTCGTGGCTCCGGCCGAGATACCGGCCGGCGTGAACAAGCTCAACACCCAGGTCATCACCAGCTCCTACGTCGGCTCGCGCTACGAGTACGACGTCCGCCTCGGCGACCAGGTCGTCCAGGTTCTCAGCGGCAACGGAGGGCTGGCGGGCGAGGTGGCACTGGTCTTCGACCCGGGCCACGCGCTGCTGTACGCCGACAAGGTGGAACTCCCGAAGGACCAGCGGGACTTGCTGACGGTGACGTCGTAG
- a CDS encoding ATP-binding protein — MTALPAAQHPVTVHVFTQRFSSTPLGARLARHLALIQLHSWGIPHGSEESDKAAAVVAELAANAVTHGRVPGRDFELRLSLPAGSLRIEVTDTRAERHPPGPGAVQPSRPLDEGGRGLTLVDALANRWQVLDRNPPGKTVLAEIDLPRWLSVVKRLSAQERARRSR, encoded by the coding sequence ATGACCGCACTGCCCGCCGCTCAACACCCCGTCACCGTGCACGTGTTCACCCAGCGCTTCAGCTCGACCCCGTTAGGCGCCCGCCTGGCGAGACACCTCGCCCTCATCCAGCTGCACAGCTGGGGCATCCCGCACGGCTCGGAGGAGTCCGACAAGGCGGCGGCGGTCGTGGCCGAACTCGCCGCGAACGCGGTGACCCACGGCCGCGTACCCGGGCGGGACTTCGAACTGCGACTCTCCCTGCCCGCGGGTTCGCTCCGTATCGAGGTCACCGACACCCGCGCCGAACGCCACCCGCCCGGCCCCGGCGCCGTACAACCGTCCCGGCCCCTCGACGAAGGCGGGCGCGGCCTGACCCTCGTCGACGCGCTCGCCAACCGCTGGCAGGTACTGGACCGGAACCCGCCTGGCAAGACTGTCCTGGCCGAAATCGACCTGCCCCGCTGGCTGTCCGTGGTCAAACGACTCTCGGCTCAGGAGCGCGCACGGCGGTCCCGGTAG
- a CDS encoding helix-turn-helix domain-containing protein, producing MVADSGGVVGMGGGGEPESSDSLRTFGAMVQALREHAGLSREELADFIGYSKHMVASVELGRRMPDAAFVEGVDRAVGNTGALIKGAQHLGRQPGLAAWFRKWAKLEAAAITLYTYECRMVPGLLQTEAYLRAMSADQLPPMDDQQIEERWAARAERQRLFEERANTAFSFILEEHLFLRRTGGAAVTRGLIDRVLDISELRNVDIQVMPLVQESHSGLHGPIRLSETPENRWFAYNEGQESGQLISDAKVVSVLKQRYVRMRSQALTIRDSVSLLQRMRGDL from the coding sequence ATGGTGGCCGACAGCGGCGGCGTGGTGGGGATGGGTGGGGGCGGCGAGCCGGAGTCGTCCGACAGTCTGCGGACGTTCGGGGCGATGGTCCAGGCGTTGCGGGAGCACGCGGGGCTGAGCCGGGAGGAGTTGGCCGACTTCATCGGCTACTCCAAGCACATGGTGGCGTCGGTGGAGTTGGGGAGGCGGATGCCGGATGCGGCGTTCGTGGAGGGGGTGGACCGGGCCGTCGGGAACACCGGGGCGCTGATCAAGGGGGCTCAGCATTTGGGGCGGCAGCCGGGGTTGGCGGCGTGGTTCCGGAAGTGGGCCAAGTTGGAGGCGGCGGCGATCACCTTGTACACGTACGAGTGCCGCATGGTTCCGGGCCTGTTGCAGACGGAGGCGTATCTGCGGGCCATGTCAGCCGACCAGCTTCCGCCGATGGACGACCAGCAGATCGAGGAGCGCTGGGCCGCCCGTGCCGAGCGCCAGCGGCTGTTTGAGGAGCGCGCGAACACAGCCTTCAGCTTCATCCTCGAAGAGCACCTTTTTCTGCGGCGCACGGGAGGAGCAGCAGTCACGCGAGGTCTCATCGACCGGGTACTGGACATCTCCGAGCTGAGGAATGTCGATATCCAGGTCATGCCTCTGGTACAGGAGTCACACTCTGGGCTGCACGGGCCGATCCGGCTCTCGGAAACCCCCGAGAACAGGTGGTTCGCCTACAACGAAGGGCAGGAAAGCGGTCAGCTGATCTCCGACGCGAAAGTGGTCAGCGTCCTTAAGCAGCGGTATGTCAGGATGCGTTCGCAGGCTCTCACCATCCGTGACTCCGTGAGCCTGTTGCAGCGGATGCGAGGGGACCTATGA
- a CDS encoding DUF397 domain-containing protein has protein sequence MSSTQLAWFKSSYSSASGDDCVEVALSWHKSSYSSSGDGDCVEVAVPLPHTIHVRDSKNTTGPLLTLSPTAWADFVAHAARD, from the coding sequence ATGAGCAGCACCCAACTGGCCTGGTTCAAGAGCAGCTACAGCAGCGCCTCCGGCGACGACTGCGTCGAGGTCGCCCTCTCCTGGCACAAGTCCAGCTACAGCAGCAGCGGCGACGGCGACTGCGTCGAAGTAGCCGTCCCCCTCCCCCACACCATCCACGTCCGCGACTCCAAGAACACAACCGGCCCCCTCCTCACCCTCTCCCCCACCGCCTGGGCGGACTTCGTCGCCCACGCCGCGCGGGACTGA
- a CDS encoding helix-turn-helix domain-containing protein: MIGTVFRSDDVPAEHRFDYWGELMHRAIAPSHMSSEFADDFWARQRLLELGPVLAWPTSHLPTGFRRTEKLVRQSDPEMYHLSLVLGGGLGFEHLGRAEAYGPSDLWVSDTSRPYEVHLPAGLGRQVITGVGVDFPKALLPLPSARIQHLLGRRLSGREGVGALLTGFLTGLEQQADVLQPSDAPRLGTVLLDLLSAWFAQVLEAEDALPPETRERALTTRVRAFIRQNLHDPALTPPVIAAAHHISLSYLHRLFQEDSPGETVAAWIRAQRLEGARRDLADPNLRSTPVHTIATRWGLVRASDFTRAFRGTYGVSPTEYRVQAGSAREPE; this comes from the coding sequence ATGATCGGAACCGTGTTCCGGAGCGACGACGTGCCCGCGGAGCACCGGTTCGACTACTGGGGGGAGTTGATGCACCGGGCGATCGCGCCCAGTCACATGAGCAGCGAGTTCGCCGACGACTTCTGGGCGCGGCAGCGGCTGCTGGAGCTGGGGCCGGTGCTGGCGTGGCCGACGTCGCACCTGCCGACGGGGTTCCGGCGTACCGAGAAGCTGGTGCGGCAGTCCGACCCGGAGATGTACCACCTGTCGCTGGTGCTCGGCGGCGGACTGGGGTTCGAGCATCTGGGGCGAGCCGAGGCGTACGGGCCGAGCGACCTGTGGGTGAGCGACACGTCGCGACCGTACGAAGTGCACCTGCCGGCCGGCCTGGGCCGTCAGGTGATCACCGGGGTGGGCGTGGACTTCCCCAAGGCACTGTTACCCCTGCCGTCCGCCCGCATCCAGCACCTGCTGGGTCGGCGGTTGTCGGGGCGGGAGGGGGTGGGCGCCCTGTTGACGGGGTTCCTCACCGGCCTGGAGCAGCAGGCCGACGTCCTCCAGCCGTCCGACGCGCCCCGCCTGGGCACCGTCCTGCTCGACCTGCTGTCCGCCTGGTTCGCCCAGGTGCTGGAGGCGGAGGACGCGCTGCCGCCGGAGACCCGCGAGCGGGCCCTGACGACGCGCGTACGGGCGTTCATCCGCCAGAACCTGCACGACCCGGCGCTGACGCCGCCCGTGATAGCGGCCGCGCATCACATCTCGCTGAGCTATCTGCACCGGCTGTTCCAGGAGGACTCCCCCGGCGAGACGGTCGCGGCCTGGATCCGCGCCCAACGCCTCGAAGGCGCCCGCCGCGACCTGGCGGACCCCAACCTCAGATCCACGCCCGTCCACACCATCGCCACCCGCTGGGGCCTGGTCCGCGCCTCCGACTTCACGCGCGCGTTCCGGGGCACGTACGGGGTGTCGCCCACGGAGTACCGCGTACAGGCGGGGTCGGCGCGCGAGCCGGAGTAA
- a CDS encoding RICIN domain-containing protein produces MRKRSMALAGAIAAIAIPLSATSANAVGSEGPWAMKNQNSGKCLAIPGGSSAGQGTAAIQFTCDQPVNDVWDADQAWYWELIPGATSTYTIKNYATGQCLAVGGSSTNGAEAIQWPCRSGADEQEWIYDSTHRLRNNKTDLCLAIPGANEANAVAAIQWTCRAVSTNPEQQWHQVW; encoded by the coding sequence ATGCGCAAGCGCAGCATGGCGCTCGCCGGAGCGATCGCGGCGATAGCCATTCCGCTGTCCGCCACGTCGGCCAACGCGGTCGGGTCCGAGGGCCCCTGGGCCATGAAGAACCAGAACAGCGGGAAGTGTCTGGCGATTCCCGGCGGCTCCTCGGCGGGGCAGGGGACGGCTGCCATCCAGTTCACCTGCGACCAACCGGTCAACGACGTGTGGGACGCCGATCAGGCGTGGTACTGGGAGCTGATTCCGGGAGCGACGTCGACGTACACCATCAAGAACTACGCCACCGGTCAGTGTCTGGCCGTCGGCGGCAGCAGCACCAACGGTGCGGAGGCGATCCAGTGGCCTTGCCGCAGTGGCGCCGACGAGCAGGAGTGGATCTACGACAGCACCCATCGGCTGCGGAACAACAAGACCGACCTCTGCCTCGCCATCCCCGGTGCCAACGAGGCGAACGCTGTCGCCGCCATTCAATGGACGTGCAGAGCCGTCAGCACCAACCCGGAGCAGCAATGGCACCAGGTCTGGTGA
- a CDS encoding sugar phosphate isomerase/epimerase family protein — protein sequence MTVKQLSMPELVADCVELGIPGVGLWREPVAAYGLDATAKLIRDAGLAVTTLCRGGFFTAIDPAERAAALEDNRRAIDEAATLGTDTLVLVSGGLPSGSKDLHGARERIADALAELGPYAASNGVRLAIEPLHPMFASDRCVVSTLSQALDIAERFPAEQVGVTVDTYHIWWDDTAPAAIARAGAGGRIHTFQLADWITPLPQGVLTGRGQIGDGAIDMREWTGYVEAAGYTGPIEVELFNDDLWAGDGRELLAQTAARFVEHAA from the coding sequence ATGACGGTCAAGCAGCTGTCGATGCCCGAACTGGTCGCCGATTGCGTCGAGTTGGGCATCCCGGGCGTGGGCCTCTGGCGCGAGCCGGTGGCGGCGTACGGCCTGGACGCCACGGCCAAGCTGATCCGTGACGCGGGCCTCGCGGTCACCACTCTCTGCCGGGGCGGCTTCTTCACGGCCATCGACCCGGCGGAGCGGGCGGCGGCCCTGGAGGACAACCGCCGGGCGATCGACGAGGCGGCGACCCTGGGCACGGACACGCTCGTCCTGGTCTCCGGGGGCCTCCCCTCCGGCTCGAAGGACCTGCACGGCGCGCGGGAGCGCATCGCGGACGCGCTGGCCGAGTTGGGCCCCTACGCCGCTTCCAACGGCGTACGCCTGGCCATCGAGCCGTTGCACCCCATGTTCGCCTCGGACCGCTGCGTGGTGTCGACGCTGTCCCAGGCCCTGGACATCGCGGAACGCTTCCCGGCGGAGCAGGTGGGCGTGACGGTCGACACGTACCACATCTGGTGGGACGACACGGCCCCGGCGGCCATCGCCCGCGCGGGCGCCGGCGGCCGCATCCACACCTTCCAACTCGCTGACTGGATCACCCCGTTGCCCCAGGGCGTCCTGACCGGCCGCGGCCAGATCGGCGACGGCGCGATCGACATGAGGGAGTGGACGGGGTACGTCGAGGCGGCCGGCTACACCGGCCCCATCGAGGTCGAGCTGTTCAACGACGACCTGTGGGCGGGTGACGGACGCGAGCTGCTGGCCCAGACGGCGGCGCGGTTCGTGGAGCACGCGGCGTGA
- a CDS encoding dihydrodipicolinate synthase family protein produces MTIQLPGADGVLKAYSPRTEPLALTTGAPFTSRTVFSAAHVVADPFADVSPDSPAAVDWDATLAFRRHLWSHGLGVAEAMDTAQRGMGLDWAGAAELIGRSSAEAKAVGGLIACGVGTDQLSATEIGYPYSLDDIRTAYEEQLALVEQSGAQAILMASRALAAVAKSPEDYLEVYGHLLRQSSEPVILHWLGPMFDPALEGYWGSTDLDAATHTFLEVIAAHPDKVDGIKVSLLDAQREIDIRRRLPQGVRCYTGDDFNYPELIAGDDQGFSHALLGIFDPLGPLAAEAVRVLDTGNTDGFRDLLDPTVELSRHLFQTPTRFYKTGVVFLAWLSGHQSHFTMVGGLQSARSLPHFARAYELADGLGLFPDPALAEARMKNLLSLYGVAQ; encoded by the coding sequence GTGACGATCCAACTGCCCGGCGCGGACGGGGTGTTGAAGGCCTACAGTCCGCGTACCGAACCCCTGGCGCTGACGACCGGCGCCCCCTTCACCTCCCGTACGGTCTTCTCGGCGGCGCACGTCGTCGCCGACCCCTTCGCGGACGTGTCCCCCGACTCGCCCGCCGCCGTCGACTGGGACGCCACCCTCGCCTTCCGCCGCCACCTCTGGTCGCACGGCCTGGGCGTCGCCGAGGCGATGGACACCGCCCAGCGTGGCATGGGCCTGGACTGGGCGGGCGCCGCCGAACTCATCGGCCGTTCGTCGGCCGAGGCCAAGGCGGTCGGCGGCCTCATCGCGTGCGGGGTGGGCACCGACCAGCTGTCCGCCACCGAGATCGGCTACCCGTACAGCCTCGACGACATCCGAACCGCTTACGAGGAGCAGCTCGCGCTGGTCGAGCAGTCGGGCGCCCAGGCCATCCTCATGGCCTCCCGGGCCCTGGCCGCCGTGGCCAAGAGCCCCGAGGACTATCTGGAGGTCTACGGCCACCTGCTGCGCCAGTCCTCCGAGCCGGTGATCCTGCACTGGCTGGGCCCGATGTTCGACCCGGCGTTGGAGGGCTACTGGGGCAGCACCGACCTCGATGCCGCCACCCACACCTTCCTGGAGGTCATCGCCGCGCACCCCGACAAGGTGGACGGCATCAAGGTCTCCCTGCTGGACGCACAGCGCGAGATCGACATCCGCCGCCGCCTTCCGCAGGGCGTGCGCTGCTACACCGGCGACGACTTCAACTACCCCGAGCTGATCGCGGGTGACGACCAGGGCTTCAGCCATGCCCTCCTCGGTATCTTCGACCCGCTGGGGCCCTTGGCGGCCGAGGCCGTGCGGGTGCTGGACACCGGGAACACGGACGGCTTCCGGGACCTCCTCGACCCCACCGTCGAACTCTCCCGCCACCTCTTCCAGACCCCCACCCGCTTCTACAAGACGGGCGTGGTGTTCCTGGCCTGGCTGTCCGGCCACCAGTCGCACTTCACGATGGTCGGTGGCCTCCAGTCGGCCCGCTCCCTCCCGCACTTCGCGCGCGCCTACGAACTCGCCGACGGCCTGGGCCTGTTCCCGGACCCGGCGCTGGCGGAGGCCCGGATGAAGAACCTGCTCTCCCTGTATGGAGTGGCCCAGTGA